The following coding sequences are from one Rathayibacter sp. SW19 window:
- the purU gene encoding formyltetrahydrofolate deformylase: protein MTITYRQPGATDSEPTIEHVLTLDCPEAPGIVRAVSAYLFDHGCDIIDNKQFGDRRAGHFFMRVHIISDGDESTTDVLRSGFGPVAEQFSMRWNLERQGTKRRVLIMVSKYGHCLNDLLFRARSGDLPIEVVAVVSNHRDHEGLVQWYGIPFFHVAVTAETKPEAERRLLELIESFNVELIVLARYMQVLSDTLCAELAGKCINIHHSFLPSFKGARPYAQAYERGVKLVGASAHYVTGDLDEGPIIAQQVIPVDHTLEPNGIAEVGRDAETAALTMAVRWHCEGRVITQGRRTVVLR from the coding sequence ATGACCATCACCTATCGCCAGCCCGGCGCGACGGATTCCGAGCCCACCATCGAGCATGTGTTGACGCTGGACTGTCCAGAGGCGCCTGGCATCGTCCGCGCTGTTTCTGCGTATCTTTTCGATCACGGTTGCGACATCATCGACAACAAGCAGTTCGGCGATCGCCGGGCCGGGCACTTCTTCATGCGCGTGCACATCATCAGCGACGGTGACGAATCGACGACGGATGTCTTGCGCAGCGGTTTCGGCCCCGTTGCCGAGCAGTTCTCGATGCGGTGGAACCTGGAGAGGCAAGGCACGAAGCGACGGGTTCTCATCATGGTCTCAAAGTACGGGCACTGCCTGAACGACCTCCTGTTCCGTGCACGTAGCGGTGATCTGCCTATCGAGGTCGTTGCGGTCGTGTCGAATCATCGCGATCATGAGGGCTTGGTTCAGTGGTACGGCATCCCGTTCTTCCATGTGGCCGTGACAGCCGAGACCAAGCCCGAGGCCGAGCGTCGACTGCTGGAACTGATCGAAAGCTTCAACGTCGAACTCATCGTGCTGGCCCGCTACATGCAGGTGCTCAGCGACACGCTGTGCGCGGAACTGGCCGGCAAATGCATCAACATCCACCATTCCTTCCTGCCGAGTTTCAAAGGCGCCAGGCCATACGCTCAAGCCTACGAACGCGGAGTGAAGTTGGTCGGCGCGAGCGCGCACTATGTCACAGGCGATCTCGACGAAGGCCCGATCATCGCCCAGCAGGTGATTCCGGTGGATCACACCCTGGAGCCGAACGGCATTGCCGAGGTCGGCCGAGATGCCGAAACGGCCGCGCTGACCATGGCCGTGCGGTGGCACTGCGAGGGCCGAGTGATTACTCAGGGCCGTCGCACCGTCGTGCTGCGCTGA
- a CDS encoding sarcosine oxidase subunit gamma has product MVEPTAMIRPDMARSPLVHLQSAMAGATVQGPRGVSLREIPFATMISVRIAPGTPQATRLAGVLGAEIPTACGRVSAGSVNHVLWLGPDEFLVFSEQDATQLTQLLTDALGESPALVVDLSANRTTLELSGPSARDVLEKGCSIDLHPRAFAAGMAVVTMVGAAPVILWQTDDTPTYRLLPRASFADYTARWLLDAMAEFAEPEVA; this is encoded by the coding sequence ATGGTTGAGCCGACCGCGATGATCAGGCCGGATATGGCCCGCAGCCCTCTTGTGCACCTGCAGTCTGCGATGGCGGGCGCGACAGTTCAGGGCCCCCGTGGTGTTTCGCTGCGCGAGATCCCCTTTGCGACCATGATCTCCGTGCGTATCGCCCCAGGAACACCGCAGGCCACGCGCCTGGCGGGCGTGCTTGGCGCTGAAATCCCGACCGCATGCGGGCGCGTGAGCGCCGGGTCAGTGAACCATGTTCTGTGGCTTGGCCCCGATGAATTCCTGGTGTTCAGCGAGCAAGACGCCACGCAACTGACGCAACTACTCACAGATGCGCTCGGTGAATCTCCGGCCCTCGTAGTGGATCTGTCTGCCAACCGCACGACGTTGGAGTTGAGTGGGCCAAGCGCCCGGGATGTGTTGGAAAAGGGTTGCAGCATCGACCTGCATCCGCGCGCCTTCGCGGCCGGGATGGCCGTGGTCACCATGGTCGGTGCTGCACCGGTGATCCTGTGGCAAACCGACGACACACCCACCTACCGTTTGCTCCCGCGAGCCTCGTTCGCCGACTACACGGCACGGTGGTTGCTGGACGCGATGGCCGAATTCGCCGAGCCGGAGGTGGCGTGA